The following are encoded together in the Rhizobium brockwellii genome:
- a CDS encoding winged helix-turn-helix transcriptional regulator, giving the protein MGERDGYGQFCPVSMASEILCSRWTTLVVRELLCGSTHFNELRRGLPKMSPALLSKRLKELEQTGVITVTRSANGTTHYQLTASGEELRPLIMGLGNWAQRWMESRLSLKNLDPSLLMWDMRRSLDTRRLPTRRCTIQFLYPELSAAQKSWWLVVENGKVDLCNFDPGYDVDLLVEGPLRSMTAIWMGLTTIRQETDAETLKLEGDRVLARDMQEWLGLSVFAKTPRMRA; this is encoded by the coding sequence ATGGGAGAGCGTGACGGCTACGGGCAATTCTGTCCCGTATCAATGGCGTCGGAAATCCTCTGCTCGCGGTGGACGACCTTGGTCGTCCGCGAACTCCTTTGCGGATCGACGCACTTTAATGAGTTGCGTCGCGGTCTACCAAAAATGTCTCCGGCACTCCTATCAAAACGACTGAAAGAACTGGAACAAACGGGCGTCATCACGGTGACAAGGAGTGCGAACGGCACGACCCATTACCAACTCACGGCATCGGGCGAAGAATTGAGACCTCTGATCATGGGTCTCGGAAATTGGGCTCAACGGTGGATGGAATCGCGACTTTCCTTGAAGAATCTCGACCCTTCACTGCTCATGTGGGACATGCGGCGGAGCCTCGATACAAGAAGACTTCCGACCCGCCGTTGTACGATACAGTTTCTGTACCCGGAACTTTCGGCCGCGCAAAAGAGCTGGTGGCTTGTGGTCGAAAACGGAAAAGTCGATCTCTGCAACTTCGATCCGGGCTATGATGTAGACCTTCTCGTTGAAGGGCCGCTCCGTTCGATGACCGCAATTTGGATGGGCCTCACGACCATACGTCAGGAAACCGATGCAGAAACGCTGAAACTTGAAGGGGACAGGGTCCTCGCGCGCGACATGCAGGAATGGCTCGGTCTTAGTGTGTTTGCCAAAACGCCCCGGATGAGGGCTTGA